Proteins from a genomic interval of Stenotrophomonas sp. 24(2023):
- a CDS encoding PepSY domain-containing protein, protein MSWSARGKRWTYLTHRWLGIGGCVLMLLWFLSGMVMLFIGYPKLTPQERLAATAPLAASGLRGLDVLPPALQARPESVALRLLRGQPVYLVRAGKDAGAWSARDGRPLPAVDTATAAQSAAAFAGADAHAVAPVGEDRWTHSGALDPHRPLYRVEVGGPAPASLYVSSRTGEVVLDAPYAQQRWNYVGAWLHWVYMIRMQPRDPVWTWTVIVLSALCSIAAFSGVLVGVWRWRFQGRYRSGAKTPYTEPWMRWHHLLGLMASALVCTWIFSGLMSMNPAGLFSSERSGGAMDAYRGPPPSLDSAVAQPAHVLDALADAGFAPVELQWRRMGGALYALAFDRTGEVRVVNARLQIARQLPRVQVEQAARSLVAAPVLTATVIERTDAYYYARAAEAMNGAASRRLPALKLTYADPAATTAYIELATGDVVLVMGQRERVGRWLFNFLHSWDLPVMLGAAGTRQAILLLLSLGGTALCSTALVIAWRRLRRKFGAAPQRRHG, encoded by the coding sequence ATGTCCTGGAGCGCGCGCGGCAAACGCTGGACCTACCTCACCCACCGCTGGCTGGGCATCGGCGGCTGCGTGCTGATGCTGCTGTGGTTCCTCAGCGGCATGGTGATGCTGTTCATCGGCTACCCCAAGCTGACCCCGCAGGAGCGGCTGGCGGCCACTGCGCCGCTGGCCGCCAGCGGCCTGCGCGGGCTGGACGTGCTGCCCCCCGCACTGCAGGCCCGGCCGGAGAGCGTGGCCTTGCGCCTGCTGCGCGGCCAGCCCGTGTACCTGGTGCGCGCCGGCAAGGACGCCGGGGCCTGGTCGGCCCGCGATGGCCGGCCACTGCCGGCGGTGGACACCGCGACGGCGGCGCAGTCGGCGGCGGCTTTTGCCGGTGCCGACGCGCACGCTGTCGCCCCGGTTGGTGAGGACCGCTGGACGCACAGCGGTGCGCTCGATCCGCACCGGCCCCTGTACCGGGTGGAGGTCGGTGGCCCTGCGCCGGCCTCGTTGTACGTATCGTCGCGCACCGGTGAAGTGGTGCTGGACGCACCGTACGCCCAGCAGCGCTGGAACTACGTCGGTGCGTGGCTGCACTGGGTCTACATGATCCGCATGCAGCCGCGCGATCCGGTCTGGACCTGGACCGTCATCGTGCTGTCGGCCCTGTGCAGCATCGCCGCCTTCAGCGGTGTGCTGGTCGGGGTGTGGCGCTGGCGGTTCCAAGGGCGGTACCGCTCCGGCGCGAAGACGCCGTACACCGAACCGTGGATGCGCTGGCACCACCTGCTGGGGTTGATGGCCAGCGCGCTGGTGTGCACGTGGATCTTCAGCGGCCTGATGTCGATGAATCCGGCCGGCCTGTTCAGCAGCGAACGCAGCGGCGGGGCGATGGACGCCTACCGGGGGCCACCACCGTCGCTGGACAGCGCGGTCGCGCAGCCGGCCCACGTGCTGGACGCGCTGGCCGATGCCGGCTTCGCACCGGTGGAGCTGCAGTGGCGGCGCATGGGCGGCGCGCTGTACGCGCTGGCCTTCGACCGTACCGGTGAGGTGCGCGTGGTCAACGCCCGCCTGCAGATCGCCCGACAGCTGCCCCGCGTGCAGGTGGAACAGGCCGCACGCTCGCTGGTGGCGGCACCGGTGTTGACGGCCACGGTCATCGAACGTACCGATGCGTACTACTACGCGCGTGCCGCCGAAGCGATGAACGGCGCCGCCTCACGGCGCCTGCCCGCGTTGAAGCTGACCTATGCCGACCCGGCCGCCACCACCGCCTACATCGAACTGGCCACCGGCGATGTGGTGCTGGTGATGGGCCAACGCGAACGGGTGGGACGCTGGCTGTTCAATTTCCTGCACAGCTGGGACCTGCCGGTGATGCTGGGGGCCGCCGGCACCCGCCAGGCGATCCTGCTGCTGCTGAGCCTCGGCGGCACGGCCTTGTGCAGCACCGCCCTGGTGATCGCCTGGCGGCGGTTGCGGCGCAAGTTCGGTGCAGCACCACAACGCCGACACGGGTAG
- a CDS encoding CusA/CzcA family heavy metal efflux RND transporter: MIDRLIAYCLRQPLMVMLALLLFVGAGIAAFRMLPVEAFPDVSDTQVTVVTLHPGRAAEEVEREITIPLEVALSGIPHSVRVFSHTQFGLSMIILTFDDKADDYFARAQVLERLQGVDLPEGVQPELEAMSSAVGEIYRYVLHAPHLSSTQLRTVQEWVMERGLRTVPGVADVISFGGYARTFQVKPDLDKLRDRGVSLGDFAQALENGSSNAGGGYIERGQQQFLIRGVGLMRSPADIGNVVVAQRGGTPVLVRDLASIADTGLPRQGLVGQDDNDDAVFGMVLMRKGENPSAVLDALHARIADIQARQLPAGVTLEPFYDRSWLVSTTLKTVFRNLLEGAVLVFLVLWLFLYNARAALIVAAMMPLALLSTFLGLHLWGVPANLLSLGAMDFGIIIDGAVIVTEHIVSRLSGLPPGADRRTRLSTVLSAASEVGRPTFFSMMIIIAAHIPIFTLQRQEGRMFAPMAYSVTSALIGALILALTVVPLLCFWWLRRERMRGENPLMNRLTGWYQPVLVKALARPRAVVLTAVALLVATLALGTRLGSEFLPELDEGSIWLTATLDPSTSLAEAQQQSRRIRELVRTFPQVSTVVAKLGRPEDGSDAKGANQIEALVALKPEKEWPRGVDKRQLVADMQRLLEQRIPGPEFSISQPVRDNILESISQIKGQVVIKVSGENLDVLTRQAQALLGQVRGVDGVESAFIDRDGTLPQLRVEIDRDRAARYGLNVRDIDEVIETALGGREVGELWEGERRFPITLRLDDADRDLQRLRTVPVGIGEGHTVTLADVADFHLASGAINISRENAQRVKAVSIFIAGRDMGSVVADMRRVVEANVTLPEGYRIEWSGEFENQQRAMARLGWVIPLSVLIIFVLLFDAFKDIGSAALILANVPLAMIGGILALWLTGIPLSVSAAIGFIALFGQAVLNGVVMLSRFGQLREQGMDLLSSVVQGSLQRLRTVLMTTLLAMFGLLPMATSHAIGAETQKPLAVVVIGGLMSAMLLTLLVLPTVYYWMHRRREARGVVVE, encoded by the coding sequence ATGATCGATCGTCTGATTGCGTACTGCCTGCGCCAGCCGCTGATGGTGATGCTGGCGCTGCTGCTGTTCGTCGGTGCCGGTATCGCCGCGTTCCGCATGCTGCCGGTGGAAGCCTTCCCGGATGTGTCCGACACCCAGGTGACCGTGGTGACCCTGCACCCCGGGCGCGCCGCCGAGGAAGTGGAACGCGAGATCACCATACCGCTGGAGGTGGCACTGTCGGGCATCCCGCACTCGGTGCGGGTGTTCTCGCATACCCAGTTCGGCCTGTCGATGATCATCCTGACCTTCGACGACAAGGCCGACGACTACTTCGCCCGCGCGCAGGTGCTGGAGCGCCTGCAGGGCGTGGACCTGCCCGAAGGGGTGCAGCCGGAACTGGAAGCGATGAGTTCGGCGGTGGGCGAAATCTACCGCTATGTGCTGCACGCCCCGCACCTGTCGTCCACGCAGCTGCGCACCGTGCAGGAATGGGTGATGGAGCGCGGCCTGCGCACCGTGCCCGGCGTGGCCGATGTGATCAGTTTCGGCGGCTATGCGCGCACCTTCCAGGTCAAGCCGGACCTGGACAAGCTGCGTGACCGGGGCGTCAGCCTGGGCGACTTCGCACAGGCACTGGAAAACGGCAGCTCCAATGCCGGTGGCGGCTACATCGAGCGCGGCCAGCAGCAGTTCCTGATCCGTGGCGTGGGCCTGATGCGGTCGCCGGCGGACATCGGCAATGTGGTGGTGGCCCAGCGTGGTGGCACCCCGGTGCTGGTGCGCGACCTGGCCAGCATCGCCGATACCGGCCTGCCCCGGCAGGGGCTGGTCGGCCAGGATGACAACGACGATGCGGTGTTCGGCATGGTGCTGATGCGCAAGGGCGAGAACCCCTCGGCGGTGCTCGATGCGCTGCATGCCCGCATCGCCGACATCCAGGCGCGGCAGCTGCCGGCCGGGGTGACGCTGGAGCCGTTCTACGACCGCTCCTGGCTGGTGTCGACCACGCTCAAGACCGTGTTCCGCAACCTGCTGGAAGGCGCGGTGCTGGTGTTCCTGGTGCTGTGGCTGTTCCTGTACAACGCCCGCGCCGCGCTGATCGTGGCGGCGATGATGCCGCTGGCCCTGCTATCCACTTTCCTGGGCCTGCACCTGTGGGGCGTGCCGGCCAACCTGCTGTCGCTGGGCGCGATGGACTTCGGCATCATCATCGATGGCGCGGTGATCGTCACCGAGCACATTGTTTCGCGGCTGTCCGGCCTGCCCCCCGGGGCCGACCGCAGGACGCGGCTGTCCACGGTGCTGTCGGCGGCCTCGGAAGTCGGCCGGCCGACCTTCTTCTCGATGATGATCATCATCGCCGCGCATATTCCCATCTTCACCCTGCAGCGGCAGGAAGGGCGCATGTTCGCGCCGATGGCCTATTCGGTGACGTCCGCGCTCATCGGCGCGCTGATCCTGGCGCTGACCGTGGTGCCGCTGCTGTGCTTCTGGTGGCTGCGGCGCGAGCGCATGCGCGGCGAGAACCCGCTGATGAACCGCCTGACCGGCTGGTACCAGCCGGTGCTGGTCAAGGCGCTGGCACGGCCGCGTGCGGTGGTGCTGACGGCGGTGGCGCTGCTGGTGGCCACGCTGGCGCTGGGCACGCGGCTGGGTTCGGAGTTCCTGCCGGAGCTGGATGAGGGCTCGATCTGGCTCACCGCCACCCTGGACCCCAGCACCAGCCTGGCCGAAGCGCAGCAGCAGTCGCGGCGCATCCGCGAGCTGGTGCGCACCTTCCCGCAGGTGTCCACGGTGGTGGCCAAGCTGGGCCGCCCCGAAGACGGCTCCGATGCGAAGGGCGCCAACCAGATCGAGGCACTGGTGGCGCTGAAGCCGGAAAAGGAATGGCCGCGCGGGGTCGACAAACGGCAGCTGGTGGCCGACATGCAGCGCCTGCTGGAACAGCGCATTCCCGGGCCGGAGTTCTCGATCTCGCAGCCGGTGCGCGACAACATCCTGGAGAGCATTTCGCAGATCAAGGGCCAGGTGGTCATCAAGGTCAGTGGTGAGAACCTGGACGTGCTGACCCGGCAGGCGCAGGCCCTCCTGGGCCAGGTGCGCGGCGTGGACGGCGTGGAGAGCGCGTTCATCGACCGCGACGGTACGCTGCCGCAGCTGCGGGTGGAGATCGACCGCGACCGTGCCGCGCGCTATGGCCTGAACGTGCGTGACATCGACGAAGTGATCGAGACCGCCCTGGGCGGCCGCGAGGTGGGCGAACTGTGGGAGGGCGAGCGGCGCTTCCCGATCACCCTGCGCCTGGACGATGCCGACCGCGATCTTCAGCGCCTGCGGACGGTGCCGGTGGGCATCGGCGAGGGACATACCGTGACGCTGGCCGACGTGGCCGATTTCCACCTGGCCAGCGGGGCGATCAACATCTCGCGCGAGAACGCACAGCGGGTGAAGGCGGTCAGCATCTTCATCGCCGGCCGTGACATGGGCAGCGTGGTGGCCGACATGCGCCGCGTGGTCGAGGCGAATGTGACGCTGCCCGAGGGCTACCGCATTGAATGGTCGGGGGAGTTCGAGAACCAGCAGCGCGCGATGGCGCGGCTGGGCTGGGTGATTCCGTTGTCGGTGCTGATCATCTTCGTGCTGCTGTTCGATGCCTTCAAGGACATCGGCAGCGCCGCGCTGATCCTGGCCAATGTGCCGCTGGCGATGATCGGCGGCATCCTGGCCCTATGGCTGACCGGCATCCCGCTGTCGGTGTCGGCTGCGATCGGGTTCATCGCGCTGTTCGGACAGGCGGTATTGAACGGGGTGGTGATGCTGAGCCGGTTCGGGCAGCTGCGCGAGCAGGGCATGGATCTGCTGTCATCGGTGGTGCAGGGCTCGCTGCAGCGCCTGCGCACGGTGCTGATGACCACGCTGCTGGCGATGTTCGGCCTGCTGCCGATGGCCACCTCGCATGCGATCGGTGCCGAGACCCAGAAGCCGCTGGCGGTGGTGGTGATCGGCGGGTTGATGTCGGCCATGCTGCTGACGCTGCTGGTGCTGCCGACGGTGTACTACTGGATGCACCGGCGGCGCGAGGCGCGTGGGGTGGTGGTGGAGTGA
- a CDS encoding efflux RND transporter periplasmic adaptor subunit, translated as MKVFTARPAARAALLPAVLALALLAGCGREPALYSDTAPTVRAGDIQFPADSRQLDVLRSEAVTAGASATLQLPGRVAWDETRSSALRAPLAGQVARIEAQPGQRVKAGQVIAWITSPEFGQAQADGARGRAELQQARNELARARELHAAGVVSGRELDDAEAAFAGSQAEHARAAAFASAYGTGHRIDQRLPLRAPIDGVLVERRMSPGMAVSPEAEQPLAVVGDPERLWLLLDIPERLASRVAPGVQVSVAGADGAVVQATLQHVDDFVDNERRVVQARAELDNHGRQFKAGQYVRAGVALPAQGGVSLPDAAVLLIEGRQVVFVDEGKGHYVRHAVNAEELGDGRLWVRDGLAVGTRVVVEGGLLLQQLVDSAPAVPAGPASTATAQAAGRATP; from the coding sequence ATGAAGGTGTTTACTGCCCGTCCTGCGGCGCGTGCCGCGCTGCTGCCGGCCGTGCTGGCGCTGGCGCTGCTGGCCGGCTGTGGCCGCGAGCCGGCCCTCTACAGCGACACGGCGCCGACCGTGCGCGCGGGCGACATCCAGTTTCCGGCCGACAGCCGGCAGCTGGACGTGCTGCGCAGCGAAGCGGTGACCGCCGGTGCCAGCGCGACGCTGCAGTTGCCGGGGCGCGTGGCCTGGGACGAGACCCGTTCCAGCGCGTTGCGTGCGCCGCTGGCCGGGCAGGTGGCCCGCATCGAGGCGCAGCCCGGGCAGCGGGTGAAGGCCGGGCAGGTGATTGCCTGGATCACCTCGCCGGAATTCGGCCAGGCGCAGGCCGATGGGGCACGCGGCCGCGCCGAACTGCAGCAGGCACGCAATGAACTGGCGCGCGCCCGTGAACTGCACGCGGCAGGCGTGGTATCGGGCCGCGAGCTGGATGATGCCGAAGCGGCCTTTGCCGGCAGCCAGGCCGAACATGCGCGCGCGGCGGCCTTTGCCAGCGCCTATGGCACGGGCCACCGCATCGACCAGCGCCTGCCGCTGCGCGCGCCCATCGATGGCGTGCTGGTGGAGCGGCGCATGAGCCCGGGCATGGCGGTCAGCCCGGAGGCCGAGCAGCCGCTGGCGGTGGTCGGCGACCCGGAGCGGCTGTGGCTGCTGCTGGACATCCCCGAGCGGCTGGCCAGCCGCGTGGCGCCGGGCGTGCAGGTCAGCGTTGCCGGTGCCGATGGTGCGGTGGTGCAGGCCACGCTGCAGCACGTGGATGATTTCGTCGACAACGAGCGCCGCGTGGTGCAGGCCCGGGCCGAGCTGGACAACCACGGTCGCCAGTTCAAGGCCGGGCAGTACGTGCGTGCCGGGGTCGCGTTGCCGGCCCAGGGCGGGGTATCGCTGCCCGACGCCGCCGTGCTGCTGATCGAGGGCCGGCAGGTGGTGTTCGTCGATGAAGGCAAGGGCCACTACGTGCGCCACGCCGTCAACGCGGAAGAACTGGGCGATGGCCGCCTGTGGGTGCGTGACGGGTTGGCCGTCGGCACCCGGGTAGTGGTGGAAGGCGGGTTGCTGCTGCAGCAGCTGGTGGACAGCGCACCGGCCGTGCCGGCCGGCCCGGCCAGCACGGCCACCGCCCAGGCGGCAGGACGCGCCACGCCATGA
- a CDS encoding TolC family protein, producing MNFTSRLAVLVAAVVCAPAASALTLADALRAMEAHNPDLRAAALELRGVQGDALTAALRPEAELALGTSKYSAQQGLGPGGPQHKRLDSTLGVGWTWERGGKRALRMRQADALLATAGLEVLDSRRQQQVAVQEAYFGLKAAQERAAIAEDNRRSSREQLAAADRQVAVGALAPVDRARLAVDDLAVADAARDAALDLGDARHALALLMGRDAGDALSADDAWPQVDSDGGRRAIDPQQRSDLRAARARLEAAEAGVALARSERHRDIQLGIEAEREPGDISGVTWGVSMTVPLGGASRARGAIQRAQADRDGAALALQHLHRQARAEMDQLQAALVAAQARRQAYEGAQGDSARRAVEGMELAFRRGAASLTDLLDARRSWRDFEAALIDARAGHAIALARWRAATTVVEGEIR from the coding sequence ATGAATTTCACCTCTCGCCTTGCGGTGCTGGTTGCCGCCGTAGTGTGTGCGCCGGCGGCATCGGCGCTGACCCTGGCCGATGCCCTGCGTGCGATGGAAGCGCACAACCCGGACCTGCGCGCGGCCGCGCTGGAACTGCGTGGCGTGCAGGGCGATGCACTGACGGCGGCGCTGCGGCCCGAGGCCGAACTTGCGCTGGGCACCAGCAAGTACAGTGCGCAGCAGGGCCTGGGCCCGGGCGGGCCACAGCACAAGCGGCTGGACAGCACGCTGGGCGTGGGCTGGACCTGGGAACGTGGCGGCAAGCGGGCGCTGCGCATGCGCCAGGCCGATGCGCTGCTGGCCACCGCCGGCCTGGAGGTGCTCGACAGCCGTCGCCAGCAGCAGGTGGCCGTGCAGGAAGCCTATTTCGGCCTGAAGGCCGCGCAGGAACGTGCAGCGATCGCCGAGGACAACCGCCGCAGCTCCCGCGAGCAGCTGGCCGCGGCCGATCGCCAGGTGGCGGTCGGTGCGCTGGCGCCGGTGGACCGCGCGCGCCTGGCGGTGGATGACCTTGCCGTGGCCGATGCCGCGCGCGATGCGGCGCTGGACCTGGGCGATGCACGCCATGCGCTGGCGCTGCTGATGGGGCGTGATGCGGGCGATGCACTCAGCGCCGACGATGCGTGGCCGCAGGTGGACTCCGACGGCGGGCGCAGGGCGATCGATCCGCAGCAGCGCAGCGATCTGCGCGCGGCACGGGCCCGCCTGGAGGCGGCGGAGGCGGGGGTGGCGCTGGCCCGCAGCGAGCGCCATCGCGATATCCAGCTCGGCATCGAAGCCGAGCGCGAACCCGGTGACATCAGCGGTGTCACCTGGGGCGTGTCGATGACCGTGCCGCTGGGCGGTGCATCGCGTGCACGCGGTGCCATCCAGCGTGCGCAGGCCGACCGTGACGGTGCGGCCCTGGCCCTGCAGCACCTGCACCGGCAGGCGCGTGCCGAGATGGACCAGCTGCAGGCGGCGCTGGTGGCCGCGCAGGCGCGACGCCAGGCCTATGAAGGCGCGCAGGGCGACAGTGCCCGGCGTGCGGTGGAGGGCATGGAGCTGGCGTTCCGCCGCGGTGCCGCCAGCCTGACCGATCTGCTGGATGCGCGCCGCAGCTGGCGCGATTTCGAGGCCGCGCTGATCGACGCGCGGGCCGGCCATGCCATTGCCCTGGCGCGCTGGCGCGCCGCCACCACGGTTGTCGAAGGAGAGATCCGATGA
- a CDS encoding response regulator transcription factor, giving the protein MRILLIEDDAALADGLVRALHGAGHPCDHLPRGLAAPAALASAPYDVMVLDLSLPDIDGLELLSRLRSEGITLPVLILTARDGVEDRILGLDSGGDDYLAKPFALGELEARLRALSRRRSDAPAHKRIGALCFDSNRREVQVDGERLELTARELSLVEMLMQQPGRIVTKQRLFDTLYSWDHEASLSVIEVHVSRLRRKFEQAGAGVGIRMLRGLGYRLERHDG; this is encoded by the coding sequence ATGCGTATCCTGCTGATCGAAGACGATGCTGCCCTGGCCGATGGACTGGTGCGCGCCCTGCACGGCGCGGGCCATCCCTGCGACCATCTTCCGCGTGGCCTGGCCGCGCCGGCCGCGCTGGCCAGTGCGCCCTATGACGTGATGGTGCTGGACCTGTCGCTGCCCGACATCGATGGCCTGGAGCTGCTCTCGCGCCTGCGCAGCGAAGGCATCACCCTGCCGGTGCTGATCCTGACCGCACGCGATGGCGTGGAGGACCGCATCCTCGGCCTGGACAGCGGCGGCGATGATTACCTGGCCAAGCCCTTCGCCCTGGGCGAACTAGAAGCGCGCCTGCGTGCGCTGTCGCGACGCCGCAGCGATGCCCCGGCGCACAAGCGCATCGGCGCGCTGTGCTTCGACAGCAACCGCCGCGAAGTGCAGGTGGATGGCGAGCGCCTGGAACTGACCGCGCGCGAGCTGTCACTGGTGGAAATGCTGATGCAGCAGCCCGGGCGCATCGTCACCAAACAGCGCCTGTTCGACACGCTCTACAGCTGGGACCACGAGGCCAGCCTGTCGGTGATCGAAGTGCATGTCAGCCGCCTGCGCCGCAAGTTCGAGCAGGCCGGTGCCGGCGTGGGCATCCGCATGCTGCGCGGGCTGGGCTACCGGCTGGAACGCCACGATGGCTGA
- a CDS encoding sensor histidine kinase encodes MAERMHSLRGLLLRRLWLPLLGLLLCSAVGSFALARFYAGQVYDRWLLDSAMSLAELVKVHNGRASMEITPAVSRMFTWDTVDEVHGEVLDAGGARLYGDLPEPLPRPVQAAAGEAVYYDARLRGQAVRMVEVQVPTASGQSVRLRVAETLRKRHRLERKLLMTSVPFQAAIMALAAWLAWAGTGAAARQANQVARRLAGPRPDPLAPLQPAAEAPRELWPAVEAINALLQRLSAMQDAQRRFVANAAHQLRTPLAAMQVELESSLRQHDPQAQQLALSGTLAGLARLQHLVHQLLMLSRSEDSNGTALPLQTVDLAALSRQVLERSADRAVQAGVDLGYEGPDEGVPVQGDVPLLREALGNLVDNALRYGRPRGVVTLSVAIQPGGVQVCVDDDGPGIAAGERTRVTERFYRASNSGDGCGLGLAIVSEIANRHGARLTIATSPLGGARVGLRLPAR; translated from the coding sequence ATGGCTGAGCGCATGCACAGCCTGCGCGGGCTGCTGCTGCGCCGCCTGTGGCTGCCGCTGCTGGGGCTGCTGCTGTGCAGTGCCGTGGGTTCCTTCGCGCTGGCCCGCTTCTATGCCGGGCAGGTCTACGACCGCTGGCTGCTGGACTCGGCCATGTCGCTGGCCGAACTGGTGAAGGTGCACAACGGCAGGGCCAGCATGGAGATCACCCCGGCGGTGTCACGCATGTTCACCTGGGACACCGTGGATGAGGTGCACGGCGAGGTGCTCGATGCCGGCGGCGCACGCCTGTATGGCGATCTGCCCGAACCGCTGCCACGCCCCGTGCAGGCCGCCGCTGGCGAGGCGGTCTACTACGATGCGCGCCTGCGTGGCCAGGCGGTGCGCATGGTGGAAGTGCAGGTACCCACCGCCAGCGGCCAGAGCGTGCGCCTGCGCGTGGCCGAAACCCTGCGCAAGCGGCACCGGCTGGAACGCAAGCTGCTGATGACCAGCGTGCCCTTCCAGGCGGCGATCATGGCGCTTGCCGCGTGGCTGGCCTGGGCCGGCACCGGCGCAGCCGCGCGCCAGGCCAACCAGGTGGCGCGCCGGCTGGCCGGGCCCCGGCCCGACCCGCTGGCACCGCTGCAGCCTGCCGCCGAGGCGCCGCGCGAACTGTGGCCGGCCGTCGAGGCCATCAACGCACTGCTGCAGCGGCTATCGGCCATGCAGGACGCGCAGCGCCGCTTCGTCGCCAACGCCGCGCACCAGCTGCGCACGCCACTGGCGGCGATGCAGGTCGAACTGGAAAGCTCGTTGCGCCAGCACGATCCCCAGGCCCAGCAGCTGGCACTGTCGGGCACCCTGGCCGGGCTGGCGCGGTTGCAGCACCTGGTGCACCAGCTGTTGATGCTCAGCCGTTCGGAAGACAGCAACGGCACGGCCTTGCCCCTGCAGACCGTCGATCTGGCGGCGCTGTCGCGGCAGGTGCTCGAACGCAGTGCCGACCGCGCGGTGCAGGCCGGGGTGGATCTGGGCTACGAAGGCCCGGACGAGGGCGTGCCGGTCCAGGGCGATGTGCCCTTGCTGCGTGAGGCACTGGGCAACCTGGTGGACAACGCGCTGCGCTATGGCCGTCCACGCGGTGTTGTCACGCTGAGCGTAGCGATACAGCCCGGTGGCGTGCAGGTGTGTGTGGATGACGATGGTCCCGGCATCGCAGCCGGCGAACGCACCCGCGTCACGGAACGCTTCTATCGCGCCAGCAACAGCGGCGATGGCTGCGGGCTGGGGCTGGCCATCGTCAGCGAGATCGCCAACCGGCATGGCGCGCGGTTGACCATCGCCACATCGCCGCTGGGCGGCGCGCGGGTGGGATTGCGGCTCCCCGCCCGGTAG